The Fibrobacter sp. genomic sequence ATTATCATATCTTTACCAGTTGTCTATTATCTGCTGAGGATTGTCAGTTCACGAAGCAGATCTCAGAAAGTGATCAGGGTATCCGGGTTCTTAAATGATTTTATCTCTGATCTGGTAAGAATGCGATGGAACAGGGCGGTATTATATTCCCTTGCTGCACAAATATTTCTCCTCATTCAGACATCACTGCTTTTCAGCATGTTTGGAGGAGTTGCATTTCGTTCGGGTGCTCTGGTTGCGGCTCAGGCTTATGCCATGATGGTTTTTCTGCCTTTTTCCATAGCTAACATAGGTGTAAGAGAGTATACTTTTGGTTTGTTTCTGAAAAATGTACCGCCCTCTCTTCCTGAAGATTCAATCGCCATTATTGCGTTTGGTGCATCGACGATGGTTCTTCTGATGAATATAATACTGCCGGCACTGGCAGGACTGCTCTGGGGAGTATCTGATGTGAAGAGGGTCGAAGTTGAGTCCGGGACGGAGTTGGAGAAGTATTTAGTTGATGAAAAAGGAAAATGACAGATTTGAACATGTTTTCAGGCTCAGGCTTGAGAGCTGGGTTCCTCTGAGAAGCAGTCTGTATGATTATTTCTCTCAGAATGAGATCGACTGCCTTGAGAGGTCCGCGAGGACTTTTAACATATCCCGCCGCAGGATAATCTATCTCTCATTTGAGAATCGTCTGGTGCAGTTCGGTGGTTTGACAGCAGTGAACCGTTTTCTGCCTGATGCTCTGGTTTCGGCAGGGGAGCAGGTCATTGTACTCTCTCCTTTTCACGCTTCGGTGGCAGCAAAAAGGGCTCTTGAGGAAAATGAGCTTGAGGAGTGTTTCCCTTTCACAGTTTTTCATCTCTGTGCTTACACAGGAAAAATCAGGTGTCTCAGAGACAGGCGCCAGAATATTCCCACTTATTACCTGGATGTGGAGAAGCAATTTACTGCCGGAGAGAATCCATATTCTTACCCGGAACCGGAGTTTCTCCTTCTCGATTCTCTCGTATTTGCGGCTGCGGTTCCTTTTGTGCTCAACAAACTGGGGATCAAAGAAAACCTGATAATCCATTGCCATGACTGGGAAACTGCGCCTGTTGCTGTCACTTCCAGATTTGCGGTGATCAGCGGGCTTCTGGAACATGCAAGGACTGTCCTTACGCTTCATAACAGTTACGATGCTGCGATTGGTAAGAGGCACAAACTGATGTTTTTCGGAAAACAGATCCCCGGCGACACTGTTCTTCAATGCTCACTTCCGATGCTCAGCGGTCCATTGACAACAGTAAGCACGGTCTTTGCTCATGAGCTTTGTCACGATCCCCTGCAAAGAGGAGTTTTTGTTAACCACCTTCAGAGTCTTTTTTCAAAAAACCCGCCTATCGGGATTGAAAACGGAGTATTTGGCTCCGGCAGAGGACCGTTTGAGCAGAGTCTCTTAAAGAAGGGCAAGAAACAGATTTTTGCAGATCTTGCCTCTAAGAAGGAGATGCACAGAGGACTCCTGAGGGAAGAGTTAAGTCGCATGATGGCTCATCCAGGTTCAATAGGCAATCTGGAGTTGTCTGAGAATGATCGTAGAACACCAGTTTTTGTGATGCTTGGGCGTCTCGATCTGATGCAGAAGGGCTATGATGTGGTTTTCCATGCTTTTAAGAGACTGCCAAAGGGAAAGGCCAGACTGATTTTCTGTCCATCATCGGGCAGCAACCCGGAAAACCTTTCCTTCTTTAAAGCAGCAGCGGAAGAGAGAAAAGGTGAGATTGTGATCTTTCCTTTCAGGATTACAAATGAGCAGTATGCTCTTTTTCTGCGTGGGTCATCATTTTTCATTATGCCCTCTTTTTATGAACCCTTCGGTTCTGTAACTGAGGCCTTTCTAAACGGGACTCCTGTTCTGGCCAGGGCTACCGGGGGGCTCTGGGGTCAGGTTAATCC encodes the following:
- a CDS encoding flippase-like domain-containing protein; this translates as MEKIFFRAGSVLRDRRTGIVFRILLTLIFVCLVNRSIKPGQVTALFVKLDLLPLCLAFFCGIVSLYLQMLRWAGVLEYQGYNCGKKDALKTLLWGNLLAFITPGRTGEFFRGFSLDKTRKGASVIAVAVDRFFVLAVTIVFGMIAAVFQIIATGKLPPLIFLAALALIIISLPVVYYLLRIVSSRSRSQKVIRVSGFLNDFISDLVRMRWNRAVLYSLAAQIFLLIQTSLLFSMFGGVAFRSGALVAAQAYAMMVFLPFSIANIGVREYTFGLFLKNVPPSLPEDSIAIIAFGASTMVLLMNIILPALAGLLWGVSDVKRVEVESGTELEKYLVDEKGK
- a CDS encoding glycogen synthase translates to MKKENDRFEHVFRLRLESWVPLRSSLYDYFSQNEIDCLERSARTFNISRRRIIYLSFENRLVQFGGLTAVNRFLPDALVSAGEQVIVLSPFHASVAAKRALEENELEECFPFTVFHLCAYTGKIRCLRDRRQNIPTYYLDVEKQFTAGENPYSYPEPEFLLLDSLVFAAAVPFVLNKLGIKENLIIHCHDWETAPVAVTSRFAVISGLLEHARTVLTLHNSYDAAIGKRHKLMFFGKQIPGDTVLQCSLPMLSGPLTTVSTVFAHELCHDPLQRGVFVNHLQSLFSKNPPIGIENGVFGSGRGPFEQSLLKKGKKQIFADLASKKEMHRGLLREELSRMMAHPGSIGNLELSENDRRTPVFVMLGRLDLMQKGYDVVFHAFKRLPKGKARLIFCPSSGSNPENLSFFKAAAEERKGEIVIFPFRITNEQYALFLRGSSFFIMPSFYEPFGSVTEAFLNGTPVLARATGGLWGQVNP